CAACAGCTGCTATCGCATCTAATTCATATCCCGTTCCAAACGTTGGCTGCGCACTGTTTAATCTTGAAGTCAAAATAATGGCACTTACCGCCGCCAAAACTCCACTAATCGTATATATGATAATTTTATACTTATCCACCTTTACACCACTTAATTTTGCAGCGGTTTCATTTCCACCAATCGCATAAGTGTAAAGTCCCAATTTTGTATATTTTGATATATAATAAATAATCCCAAACACTGCAAACATTATAATTATTGGAACAGGAATTTCTAAAACATCTCCCCTCCCTATTATTCTAAAAGCCCGCGGAAAACCTGTTATAGGCATTCCCTGAGAATAAACTAGCGTTAATGATCTTGCAATAGCCATGGTAGCCAATGTAACAATAAATGGTTGAATCTTCCCTTTGGCAATAATGAACCCATTTATAGCTCCCAGCAAAGCTCCAACAAATAACGCAACCAAAATTCCCAAAAATACCGAACCATTTTTCACTACCGAAGCCATTACAACGGCAGAAAATGCCAAAACAGATCCCACAGACAAATCAATACCACCTGATATGATTACTAAAGTCATACC
The window above is part of the Thermosipho affectus genome. Proteins encoded here:
- a CDS encoding ABC transporter permease, whose protein sequence is MRQKVFLKKLKEYPAIVGFFGIVILFSLLSDRFLTVSNFINVFRQVSIQAIIAFGMTLVIISGGIDLSVGSVLAFSAVVMASVVKNGSVFLGILVALFVGALLGAINGFIIAKGKIQPFIVTLATMAIARSLTLVYSQGMPITGFPRAFRIIGRGDVLEIPVPIIIMFAVFGIIYYISKYTKLGLYTYAIGGNETAAKLSGVKVDKYKIIIYTISGVLAAVSAIILTSRLNSAQPTFGTGYELDAIAAVVLGGASLAGGKGTIVGTLFGALIMGILNNGLNLLNVSPFYQQGVKGVVILIAVLLEREN